The proteins below come from a single Leptotrichia sp. oral taxon 223 genomic window:
- a CDS encoding VanW family protein, protein MSKRKRRNFCDINPLFYSISLHKEIIKRNLKDFFSKEKFAKTRSKEKLPNLVSSHSSNIIRKGKGIDPKLQENKAINLELASNRINGILIRPGEVFSFWKTVGKATKKKGYKAGRVISKNKLKPGIGGGLCNLGNTINWLVLHSPLEIVELHTHSDALDPSAEKNRIPFSSGTSVSYNYIDYRFKNNSNQNIQLFVWCEAGKLKAELRSEAEFPLKYELVEENHHFRKKGDKYYRSSKIYRNAIEKSTENLLSKELIWDNNSMVMYDYNLIPKELIRD, encoded by the coding sequence ATGTCAAAGCGAAAAAGGAGAAATTTTTGTGATATTAATCCACTTTTTTATAGCATTTCTTTACATAAGGAAATTATAAAACGTAATTTAAAGGACTTTTTTTCAAAAGAAAAATTTGCTAAAACTAGGAGCAAAGAAAAATTACCTAATCTTGTCTCAAGTCATAGTTCCAACATAATAAGAAAAGGAAAAGGAATAGATCCAAAACTTCAAGAAAATAAAGCGATAAATTTAGAATTAGCCAGCAACAGGATTAATGGAATACTGATCCGTCCAGGCGAAGTATTTTCTTTTTGGAAAACAGTAGGAAAAGCTACAAAGAAAAAAGGGTACAAAGCTGGACGTGTAATATCTAAAAACAAACTGAAGCCTGGAATTGGTGGAGGACTTTGCAATTTAGGAAATACAATAAATTGGTTAGTTCTGCATAGTCCATTAGAAATAGTAGAACTTCATACTCATTCGGATGCACTAGATCCAAGTGCAGAAAAAAACCGAATACCGTTTAGTTCAGGGACATCAGTTTCTTATAACTATATTGACTATAGATTTAAAAATAATTCCAATCAGAATATTCAATTATTTGTTTGGTGTGAAGCTGGTAAATTAAAAGCGGAATTGAGGAGCGAAGCTGAATTCCCTTTGAAATATGAATTAGTTGAAGAAAATCATCATTTTAGAAAAAAAGGCGATAAATATTATAGAAGTTCTAAAATTTATAGAAACGCTATTGAAAAGTCAACAGAAAATTTGTTAAGCAAAGAGCTTATTTGGGATAATAATTCAATGGTTATGTATGATTACAATTTAATTCCGAAAGAACTGATAAGAGATTAG
- a CDS encoding YqeG family HAD IIIA-type phosphatase, which yields MFKIFYPYEYVKNVFSIDYDKLYGKGYRGLIFDIDNTLVHHGDDSTDEVDELFKYIQQIGFKTIILSNNSEERVKRFLKNINSLYIYDAKKPATLNYLKAIEKLGLKKEEAAVIGDQIFTDIWGANKSGIPSILVEYLRKENETKIGKKRQIEKIILMFYKRNKACQHRIGNIVKEEV from the coding sequence ATGTTCAAAATTTTTTATCCATATGAATATGTTAAAAATGTTTTTTCCATTGACTATGATAAATTATACGGTAAAGGGTATAGAGGTTTAATATTTGATATAGATAATACATTAGTGCATCATGGAGATGATTCAACAGATGAAGTGGATGAGCTGTTTAAATACATACAGCAAATAGGTTTTAAAACGATTATATTATCAAATAACAGTGAAGAGAGAGTTAAAAGATTTCTTAAAAACATTAATTCACTTTATATATATGATGCAAAAAAGCCTGCTACGCTTAATTATTTAAAAGCTATAGAAAAATTGGGATTAAAAAAAGAAGAAGCGGCAGTTATAGGAGATCAGATTTTTACAGATATATGGGGAGCAAATAAAAGCGGAATACCAAGCATACTTGTAGAATATCTACGTAAGGAAAATGAAACTAAAATAGGTAAAAAAAGGCAGATTGAAAAAATAATTCTTATGTTTTATAAAAGAAATAAGGCATGTCAACATAGAATTGGAAATATCGTGAAAGAGGAGGTTTAA
- a CDS encoding lysozyme inhibitor LprI family protein codes for MNKKITIIVIIASVVIFTFFLGGAFLMYSSYIKTQELQAKVKLEQEKTKQEMIKNQNEQQQMAQVTTSQETSASVIAKKRTNYEAELMNRMSSVQDTGFDGSDSQMYYQAEAAYQAWDKELNKVYKLLMSELPDSQKTKLRNEERAWLKGMVNKTKKIIYEECGEEGENGCGSIVQLRKIGTKIDMVKARTIELARMYDSLHN; via the coding sequence ATGAATAAAAAAATTACTATAATAGTTATTATAGCAAGTGTTGTAATATTTACATTTTTTCTAGGAGGAGCTTTTTTGATGTACAGCTCTTACATAAAAACTCAAGAACTGCAGGCAAAGGTGAAACTAGAGCAAGAAAAGACAAAACAGGAAATGATAAAAAATCAAAATGAACAGCAACAAATGGCACAAGTAACAACTTCACAAGAAACATCTGCATCAGTAATTGCTAAAAAAAGGACAAATTATGAAGCTGAATTGATGAATAGAATGAGTTCAGTTCAAGATACAGGATTCGATGGTTCTGATAGTCAAATGTATTATCAAGCTGAAGCGGCGTATCAAGCATGGGATAAAGAATTGAATAAAGTTTATAAACTTCTTATGTCAGAGTTGCCAGACAGTCAAAAAACAAAATTACGAAACGAGGAAAGAGCTTGGTTAAAAGGAATGGTTAATAAAACCAAAAAAATAATATATGAAGAATGTGGAGAAGAAGGAGAAAATGGATGTGGAAGTATAGTTCAGTTAAGAAAAATTGGAACAAAAATAGATATGGTAAAAGCTCGGACTATAGAACTTGCAAGAATGTATGATAGTTTACATAATTAA
- a CDS encoding N-acetyltransferase gives MEKNYKIRILDAKKDSDLLFRIVKHENEVFGEATVGNWNIKPFTKYGKVFAMLSNDENEELMSVIEVLSSFDKEVAYVYGVSTVPKFERNGYARILLQYVMETLKEMGIRRIELTVDMDNFTAKRIYEELGFEIVGTLDNEYGDNVERYLMRYMV, from the coding sequence ATGGAAAAGAATTATAAAATTAGGATATTGGATGCGAAAAAGGATTCGGACTTGCTGTTTAGGATTGTTAAGCATGAAAATGAGGTTTTTGGAGAGGCGACAGTTGGGAACTGGAATATTAAGCCATTTACGAAGTATGGAAAAGTTTTTGCGATGCTGAGTAATGATGAAAATGAGGAATTGATGTCGGTTATTGAGGTTTTGAGCAGCTTTGACAAGGAAGTGGCTTATGTTTACGGGGTTTCGACTGTGCCGAAGTTTGAAAGAAATGGATATGCGAGAATATTGCTTCAGTATGTAATGGAAACTTTGAAAGAAATGGGAATAAGAAGAATAGAGCTTACTGTCGATATGGATAATTTTACTGCGAAAAGAATTTATGAAGAACTGGGATTTGAAATTGTGGGAACTTTGGATAATGAGTACGGAGATAATGTTGAACGGTATTTGATGAGATATATGGTGTAA
- the truA gene encoding tRNA pseudouridine(38-40) synthase TruA — translation MEKRNVKMIYQYDGSKFCGFQRQNTMKTVQGEIEKVIFRTFSQKINMISSGRTDKGVHAMEQVSNFLIDKNIPLEAIKRQINKCLKGEVKVLGIEEADGKFNARFDAKSRTYLYIMRTEEDITPFEVNYVTGLRKNVDAEKFQEIMNDFVGKYDFSSFMKKDKAYRNPVREIFYIKCYYDEKFGEKQVNVEICGNGFLKTMVRIMIGSALAVYFGNEGKDCIRKKLANPNADGKKILAASEGLYLYKVNY, via the coding sequence ATGGAAAAAAGGAATGTGAAGATGATTTATCAGTATGACGGGAGTAAATTTTGCGGATTTCAGAGGCAAAACACAATGAAAACGGTACAGGGGGAGATTGAGAAAGTTATTTTCAGGACATTTTCGCAAAAGATAAATATGATTTCGTCGGGGAGGACTGACAAGGGAGTTCATGCGATGGAACAGGTTTCTAATTTTCTGATTGACAAGAATATTCCGCTTGAGGCGATAAAAAGGCAGATTAATAAATGTTTGAAAGGGGAAGTCAAAGTTTTAGGCATTGAGGAGGCAGATGGAAAGTTTAATGCACGGTTTGATGCAAAAAGTCGGACTTATTTGTATATTATGAGAACTGAAGAAGATATTACGCCATTTGAGGTGAATTATGTTACTGGCTTGAGAAAAAATGTGGATGCAGAAAAGTTTCAAGAAATAATGAATGATTTTGTAGGGAAATATGATTTTAGCAGTTTTATGAAAAAGGATAAGGCTTACAGGAATCCCGTGAGAGAAATTTTTTATATAAAATGCTATTATGATGAAAAATTTGGAGAAAAGCAGGTGAATGTGGAAATCTGTGGAAACGGGTTTTTAAAAACGATGGTTAGAATTATGATTGGCTCGGCACTTGCGGTTTATTTTGGCAATGAAGGAAAAGACTGCATTAGGAAAAAATTGGCAAATCCCAATGCTGACGGCAAGAAAATTTTGGCGGCTTCGGAAGGGCTGTACTTGTATAAGGTAAATTATTAG
- a CDS encoding universal stress protein, with the protein MDKMVKIWIINKAVEMVKGKIYKNEIVNKAKTGAEKFDAIANGFWEKLESYVLKEKEIDRKWIPNFIEEIGEDTVLACIKELKTKLVPSEFIQQIFDFEKKGNKNIL; encoded by the coding sequence ATGGATAAAATGGTAAAAATTTGGATAATTAACAAGGCAGTTGAAATGGTAAAAGGTAAAATTTACAAAAATGAAATTGTAAATAAGGCAAAAACAGGAGCAGAAAAATTTGACGCAATCGCAAATGGATTTTGGGAAAAATTGGAAAGCTATGTTTTAAAAGAAAAAGAAATTGACAGAAAGTGGATCCCGAATTTTATCGAAGAAATTGGAGAGGATACAGTTCTAGCTTGCATAAAGGAATTGAAAACTAAGCTCGTTCCGTCTGAATTTATTCAACAAATTTTTGATTTTGAGAAAAAAGGTAACAAAAACATATTGTAG
- a CDS encoding N-acetylmuramoyl-L-alanine amidase: MKLLFKAAILLSSIAGLMNAAEKVCIDPGHQAKGNMQTEEIAPGSKKRKPKVAYGTKGVATKKTEYQLTLEVGLKLRDALKAKGYSVFMVRETNNVNISNKERALMTNKAGCSVYIRLHADAAGSSTRGASVLTSSPNNPHTKKVQKSSDRFSRAVLSEYTKATGFKSRGVSYRDDLTGTNWSTVTNTLLEMGFMTNPEEDRKMASSDFQNVMVKGIVNGIEKYFRER; the protein is encoded by the coding sequence ATGAAACTGTTATTTAAAGCGGCAATTTTATTAAGCAGTATAGCAGGATTGATGAATGCGGCTGAAAAAGTGTGCATTGATCCGGGGCATCAGGCGAAAGGGAATATGCAGACAGAAGAAATAGCGCCTGGTTCAAAAAAGAGAAAACCCAAAGTGGCTTACGGGACAAAAGGAGTTGCTACGAAAAAGACAGAATACCAGCTGACTCTGGAAGTAGGATTGAAATTGAGGGATGCCTTGAAAGCTAAAGGGTACTCGGTATTTATGGTAAGAGAAACGAATAATGTAAATATAAGCAACAAGGAAAGAGCATTGATGACAAATAAGGCAGGATGCTCGGTTTATATAAGATTGCATGCAGATGCGGCAGGAAGCAGCACAAGAGGAGCAAGTGTACTCACATCATCACCTAATAATCCACATACAAAAAAAGTGCAGAAATCAAGCGACAGATTTTCAAGAGCAGTTTTATCAGAATACACAAAAGCAACAGGATTTAAAAGCAGAGGAGTTTCCTATAGAGATGATTTGACAGGAACAAACTGGTCAACAGTAACTAATACATTGCTAGAAATGGGATTCATGACAAATCCTGAAGAAGATAGAAAAATGGCTTCTTCTGATTTTCAAAATGTGATGGTAAAAGGAATTGTAAACGGGATTGAAAAATATTTTAGGGAAAGATAA
- a CDS encoding baseplate J/gp47 family protein: protein MDFGVTNTGFVLKSFSDIMKDIEKRYKSRLQDNEYTLDFNTPEGIHSEAIGFELSKLWEELLELNNQTNLNTSTGVYLDYFGTLLRTPRNPGAYATGQVKITGEKNRVIPAQTIIKYAEKEYRLLSNVTLDKLDNNEYYGVGFIRAVEIGDESNITSDVSFTTEYGGVAKITNDVDVIGGADEESDSLYRARLKRKQTIEQTATHSALYNGLMALENVKNVLILDPETEPATEAGTIKIFLEGTPDDKIFETILDLKADGILTLADSNAQTFEKKLKRDVFERKIIYNIIKYSTLLIKVEVLEVKNSDEKDNRWTQQIKQEILNYINNLKTGESISYLKTYSEILGIDDIRKINLKMGLTESSVAIQNFDKVFNVPVGQKFQINENNIEVLYV from the coding sequence ATGGATTTTGGAGTAACAAATACAGGATTTGTGTTAAAAAGTTTTTCAGATATTATGAAAGATATAGAAAAACGGTACAAATCAAGATTGCAGGATAATGAGTATACTTTGGATTTTAACACTCCTGAGGGGATTCATTCAGAGGCGATAGGGTTCGAGTTATCAAAATTATGGGAAGAACTTTTGGAACTCAATAATCAAACGAATTTAAATACGTCAACAGGTGTATATTTGGATTACTTTGGAACTTTATTAAGAACTCCACGAAACCCAGGGGCATATGCAACTGGACAGGTAAAAATAACAGGAGAAAAGAATAGAGTTATACCAGCACAAACTATTATAAAATATGCTGAAAAAGAATACAGATTATTATCTAACGTTACATTGGATAAATTAGATAATAACGAATATTACGGAGTAGGGTTTATTCGGGCAGTTGAAATTGGAGACGAGAGTAATATCACAAGTGATGTTTCATTTACAACCGAATACGGTGGGGTTGCTAAGATTACAAATGATGTTGATGTAATTGGTGGAGCAGATGAAGAAAGTGATAGCCTTTACAGAGCAAGGTTAAAAAGAAAGCAAACAATTGAACAGACTGCAACACATTCAGCACTGTATAACGGACTTATGGCGTTGGAGAATGTAAAAAACGTATTAATACTAGATCCTGAAACAGAGCCAGCAACAGAAGCTGGAACTATTAAAATATTTCTCGAAGGAACTCCTGATGACAAAATTTTTGAAACTATATTAGATTTGAAGGCGGACGGAATATTGACGCTTGCGGATTCTAATGCACAGACTTTTGAAAAGAAACTGAAAAGAGATGTGTTTGAGAGAAAAATAATCTATAACATTATCAAATACAGCACATTATTAATTAAAGTGGAAGTTCTGGAAGTGAAGAACTCTGATGAAAAAGATAACCGTTGGACACAACAAATAAAGCAAGAGATATTGAACTATATAAATAATCTTAAAACAGGGGAATCTATCAGCTATTTAAAAACGTATTCAGAAATTTTGGGAATTGATGATATACGAAAAATTAATCTAAAAATGGGATTAACAGAATCGAGTGTTGCAATTCAAAATTTTGATAAAGTTTTTAATGTTCCTGTGGGTCAAAAATTCCAGATAAATGAAAATAATATTGAGGTGCTTTATGTATAA
- the hrcA gene encoding heat-inducible transcriptional repressor HrcA: MNDREQLILKAIIKHYLEFGESVGSRTLEKKYNIGVSSATIRNTMADLEDKGLIAKTHTSSGRIPTSEGYKLYVDELLKIRDISQEEKAKVMQAYNRRMNQIDMIFEETSRLLSKISQYAGVVLEPAFTQEGVKKVKLVHINETTVLAVVVMNSFLTKNLNIFLEKPVTENEVEAINSFLNEKIANSQYFTLSDLKDFFTNTSLFLQSDFEDNGISDEGKLFFEGGTNLIENNASDVMNLINRVKLFNNPNDLRNVFSQFLQMEEFKDGEVNVIFGEDLKIAGLEDFSFVFSVYTLNNAKGIIGVIGPKRMEYSKTVGLVEYVAEEVNQLLNQKNK; the protein is encoded by the coding sequence ATGAATGATAGGGAGCAATTGATTTTAAAGGCTATTATCAAGCATTATCTGGAATTTGGTGAGAGTGTGGGATCACGGACACTTGAGAAGAAGTATAATATTGGAGTGTCTTCGGCGACTATTCGAAATACAATGGCAGATTTGGAAGATAAGGGCCTGATTGCAAAAACACATACATCTTCTGGGCGTATTCCGACAAGTGAAGGATATAAGCTGTATGTCGATGAGCTTTTGAAAATCAGGGATATTTCTCAGGAGGAAAAGGCGAAAGTCATGCAGGCGTACAATAGACGGATGAATCAGATTGATATGATATTTGAGGAAACATCCAGGTTATTGTCAAAAATTAGTCAATATGCCGGAGTTGTATTAGAGCCGGCGTTTACGCAGGAAGGTGTAAAAAAAGTAAAACTGGTGCATATTAATGAAACGACTGTACTTGCCGTAGTTGTAATGAATTCTTTCCTTACAAAAAATCTGAATATTTTTCTGGAAAAACCTGTAACTGAAAATGAAGTGGAAGCAATAAATAGTTTTTTGAATGAGAAAATTGCAAATAGTCAGTATTTTACATTGTCTGACTTGAAGGATTTTTTCACAAATACAAGTTTATTTTTGCAAAGCGATTTCGAGGATAATGGAATTTCCGATGAAGGAAAATTATTTTTTGAAGGGGGAACGAATTTAATTGAAAATAACGCATCCGATGTAATGAACCTTATAAACCGAGTAAAACTGTTTAATAATCCGAATGATTTGCGGAATGTGTTTTCACAGTTTTTGCAGATGGAGGAATTTAAGGATGGAGAAGTGAATGTGATTTTTGGAGAAGATTTGAAAATCGCAGGACTTGAGGATTTTTCGTTTGTGTTTTCGGTTTACACACTTAATAATGCGAAGGGGATTATTGGTGTGATTGGGCCAAAGAGGATGGAATATTCAAAGACGGTTGGACTCGTTGAATATGTGGCAGAAGAAGTAAATCAGTTATTAAATCAAAAAAATAAATAA
- a CDS encoding phage baseplate protein: MQVLDFLKTKFAEFEVQKDKLEKLYLKYFGIKPNGFLGTIPLLVLSTDYSQDNEITGYKSYLKDNFNENMFINPYTLKIEVILHGKEWKDELEKLVKESRKRNYTMFMYTKFDKIYAPLAITSVSYSENYESYTNIKVSINLKEINLLKFTTADGKTTTEAYVPETSTQNKEVTEVNLNESMQNEFEIDPRAGDVIE; encoded by the coding sequence ATGCAAGTATTAGATTTTTTGAAGACAAAGTTTGCTGAATTTGAAGTTCAGAAAGATAAACTTGAAAAACTGTATTTGAAATATTTTGGTATTAAGCCTAATGGATTTTTAGGCACTATACCCCTTTTAGTTCTTTCAACTGATTATAGCCAAGATAATGAGATAACAGGGTATAAATCTTATTTAAAGGATAATTTCAATGAAAATATGTTTATAAATCCATATACTTTGAAAATTGAAGTTATTTTGCATGGCAAAGAATGGAAAGATGAACTTGAAAAATTAGTAAAGGAATCAAGGAAAAGAAATTATACGATGTTTATGTATACTAAATTCGACAAGATTTACGCACCGCTCGCAATCACAAGTGTAAGTTATTCAGAAAATTACGAAAGTTATACAAACATTAAGGTTTCAATAAATCTGAAAGAAATAAATTTGCTTAAATTTACTACAGCTGACGGAAAAACAACAACGGAAGCATACGTTCCTGAAACAAGTACACAGAACAAGGAAGTTACGGAAGTCAATTTGAATGAATCAATGCAAAATGAATTTGAAATTGATCCTAGAGCGGGAGATGTTATAGAATGA
- a CDS encoding glycosyl hydrolase 108 family protein, with protein sequence MDRFERIFDYLLRVEGGYSDDKHDKGGKTKYGIIEEEARDFGYKGDMQDLTIDFAKNIYLKKYYLGNKLDKVVNDKVALSICDWAVNSGRNGTKNAQIAINQLTNANLDVDGIIGNKTLEALNSVDPEKFLEVYHNLQRIYYKGLVEADNTQEKFFLGWMNRIESKEKYLRDWDKENTENRKYYFAQSSLDKMKKIHPRLVEVMKVAIENSPFDFRITDGARTAEEQFALYQIGRSKPGRIVTNCDGKRAKSNHQIKADGYGHAVDIFPCGVIENGVYRKFTSNEGYDDKKLRLIANHILAVAKSKNINVEWGGNWKMHDTPHFELK encoded by the coding sequence ATGGACAGATTTGAAAGAATATTTGACTATCTGCTGAGAGTTGAGGGCGGATATTCAGATGACAAGCACGACAAAGGTGGAAAAACAAAATATGGAATAATTGAAGAAGAAGCGAGAGATTTTGGATATAAGGGAGATATGCAAGATTTAACAATTGATTTTGCAAAAAACATATATCTAAAAAAATACTATCTTGGGAATAAATTAGATAAAGTTGTAAACGACAAAGTGGCTTTATCTATATGCGACTGGGCTGTAAACAGCGGCAGAAATGGAACAAAAAACGCACAAATTGCTATAAATCAATTGACAAACGCAAATCTCGATGTTGACGGAATAATCGGAAACAAAACATTGGAAGCATTAAATTCGGTGGATCCTGAAAAATTTTTGGAAGTTTATCATAATTTGCAACGGATTTATTACAAAGGCTTGGTTGAGGCTGATAACACGCAAGAGAAATTTTTCTTAGGCTGGATGAATAGAATTGAAAGCAAGGAAAAATATTTAAGAGATTGGGATAAGGAAAATACAGAAAATAGAAAATATTATTTTGCCCAATCAAGTCTGGATAAAATGAAAAAAATACATCCGAGACTTGTTGAAGTTATGAAAGTGGCAATCGAAAACAGCCCATTTGATTTCAGAATCACTGATGGTGCTAGAACAGCAGAGGAGCAGTTTGCTTTATACCAAATCGGAAGAAGCAAGCCAGGCAGAATTGTAACAAATTGTGACGGCAAAAGAGCAAAATCAAACCATCAAATCAAAGCTGACGGATATGGACATGCAGTTGACATATTTCCTTGCGGAGTTATCGAAAATGGAGTATACAGAAAATTTACATCAAACGAAGGATATGACGACAAGAAATTAAGATTAATTGCAAATCATATCTTGGCAGTTGCAAAATCCAAAAACATTAACGTAGAATGGGGCGGAAACTGGAAAATGCACGATACGCCACATTTTGAACTAAAGTAA
- a CDS encoding ribbon-helix-helix protein, CopG family, translating to METKKETRGAKKGRPKPATSGRKKADPGMKIKKVSVALPEKMWEELTERAEKQEISRNKLIKNILEIYLKK from the coding sequence ATGGAAACAAAAAAAGAAACTCGGGGAGCAAAAAAAGGACGTCCAAAACCAGCAACAAGCGGACGCAAAAAAGCTGACCCAGGAATGAAGATAAAAAAAGTTTCTGTTGCGCTTCCTGAAAAGATGTGGGAAGAACTAACAGAACGAGCAGAAAAACAAGAGATTTCTAGAAATAAACTTATAAAAAATATACTAGAAATTTATTTAAAAAAATAA
- a CDS encoding lysozyme inhibitor LprI family protein: MDRKKAITLVCIAIFVFFLGGAFLAYSSGIKTQELQTKVKLEQEKTKQEMIKNQNEQQQMAQVTTLQKTSTSAAARKRTNYEAELMDRMSSVQDIGFDGTNGEMGAQANRAYKAWDKELNKIYRLFMSELPASQKTRLQNEERAWLKKMIDTVERELDDSCGLDENGTRMACGTLATLIEIGTKLDMVKARTIELAKMYDELHGN; encoded by the coding sequence ATGGATAGAAAAAAAGCAATAACTTTAGTTTGTATTGCAATATTTGTATTTTTTCTAGGAGGGGCTTTTTTGGCATATAGTTCTGGTATAAAAACACAGGAATTACAGACAAAAGTAAAGTTGGAGCAAGAAAAGACAAAACAGGAAATGATAAAAAATCAAAATGAACAGCAGCAAATGGCACAAGTAACAACTTTACAGAAAACCTCAACATCAGCGGCTGCTAGAAAAAGAACAAATTATGAGGCTGAATTGATGGATAGAATGAGTTCAGTTCAGGATATAGGTTTTGATGGGACTAATGGAGAAATGGGCGCACAGGCAAACCGAGCATATAAAGCTTGGGATAAGGAATTAAATAAAATTTATAGGCTTTTTATGTCAGAGTTGCCAGCCAGTCAAAAAACAAGATTACAAAATGAGGAAAGAGCTTGGTTGAAAAAAATGATTGATACAGTGGAAAGAGAATTAGATGATTCTTGCGGATTAGATGAAAATGGAACACGAATGGCATGTGGAACATTGGCTACATTAATTGAAATTGGAACAAAACTGGATATGGTAAAAGCTCGGACAATAGAACTTGCTAAGATGTATGATGAATTGCATGGTAATTAA